A region of the Dysidea avara chromosome 9, odDysAvar1.4, whole genome shotgun sequence genome:
TTTGTATTTAACATTCTaaaaagaaaattttaaaattggcCAAAGCCATTCTTGCATTCAGTAGCATGTTAAAACTACTACCAGTAGAGACAACTTGACTGTGTTTGGCTGTTAACACTAAAGCATAACAGTCACTGTAGAGCAGCGCGACTTCAAAAGCTTGCATAACATGTACTTGCGACAGTTACAGTTTGTCAAAACGAACAGTATGCAAAACTACTATATGGCTTCAACTATACCACTAAAAATATTCATAGCTGCTACTCGCGTACTGTTATTGAAACGTACTCAAACATATTTGATGCATTACAGCTGCTATAACCAATATTACCTTCACTTGTGGGTCAGTCGAGAGGTAAACGGGCTCGAAGTTAGCAGCAGGTATTCCGCGGACCTAAAGGACACACAGCGTATTCAGTAAACCACTTACAATACATAAAATCAATTGCAGAAACTACGCTTGCGAAATGACACATACCTCTTGTCCTTCGATACGCCGTTGCTAAGGAGGAGTCCGTAAATCACGAGAGTATAGCGCTTTTAAAACTTACATCACGTGCCTATCAGCCATATGCGTCTTAATTATATACGGCGCGCGTTTTAAGTTGGTAAATATCTTTTCACAAAAATGAAGCAATTTTACACTAAATACAATAGTCTTTAACGGTTGGACTTTGCAACTCGCTCTAATTCATCTTTCTTCTTTATTGCAAAGGAGTTGGAAGAACCCTATAAACACAAAAGAAGATAGAACCTATCACACAACTAGATCGAGCCGTACCTTAGCAGCGTTGATCAATTCATCTGCTAAACACTCTGAGATGGACTTGATACTCCTGAATGCTGACTCTCGTGCTCCAGTACACAATAACCAGATGGCTTGGTTGACTCTTCTCAATGGAGAGACATCTACTGCCTGTCTCCTTACTGTACCCGCCCTGCCAATACGTGTGGAGTCTTCCCTTGGCCCACTGTTGACTATTGCATCAACCAAAATTTGAAGTGGGTTCTAAAACAACGTCGAAACTTGGGATACAGGCGATACTCACACATTTATACCTCTCCAGTTAGAAGGTGGATGATCTCAAATGCATGCTTAACAATTCGAATAGCCATTAACTTTTTACCATTGTTACGGCCATGCATCATGAGAGAGCAAGTCAGTCGCTCCACAATGGGACACTGTATATAGACAACATAACAAACAATAAAACATCCAACACTACATAACTTGCCTGAGATTTTCTAAATCTCTTTGCAGCATAACGGCCTGCCGTGTGTGGTAGAAATACCGCATGGTTCTCCTTTACGGCTATGTAATCCTTCATTGGGTGGGCAGTAATTAGAAAACCATAAATAAATCCCAGTTGGGTCGGCATACTAGACAGAACTTACAGCTAAACTGATGTCATTGATTTGCACATCATCTGGGTTCCACCTGCCGAACAATTTCACTTCAACAGACGGAGGTTCTTCAACGGCCGTTTCACCCCAATCGTCAGCCATACTTTATTCCCTTTAGAACATATAGAGCAACTAAATGCCAAACGTATGATAACCAAAACAACACCAATAACACACGATCTAACTCTCAACTCACTAAAAACAACTCAAAATGGCAGCACGAGGCAGAAGGGGTGCGTGTTTACGCATGCGTATTAATAACAATGTAGGATCACGTGTGATATAATACAGGTGCGTACGAAAAAGAGCGGAAGACTGGAAATAGCACAACAATGAAAGGCGATTGTTCTACATGAAGTAAGATGCATGGTCTGTACCGTTATAGTATGTGTAGTGAACTGCTAGTCAGTTTTCAAATTTCTGGGCGTGGTTTATATTTTGGTGATAACTTTTGGGGTCTGGATACTCTCATGGGGACTTTACTATTGTACATTCACACATGCAGTGGTTTAAATTTGATAGGGAAATGCTGCAAAATGAGGGAAAAAAAGATTTGTCACTTCATTTATGGAGGTGTCACTGGGTAGTCAGTTCCAAATTGTGCTCAACAATTTTGAGCACATGTTCACACCTTTTTTATCTTTGCCACTTTTCACCAGTTCTTTGATGGAGGTGTATTACTGTTACTTGGGGTGAGCAGGAACACTAGATGATTTCTTATACAGTCAATGGCCTTACTGCATATTGTGAACTGGCCTAGTCACTAGTATTGCAAATCTGTAACTACTTATGGAAAATGTATATTAAACCACAACTAaattttgtgttgtttatttTTGAATTGTGTAATACGTACTGGTAGAATTTTCCATAAAGCTTGTGAGAATCCAATGTGATTGAGGCAACTTGTAGTTGCCAATGATGGTACTTGTTAAGAGGAAGATAATTTAGCTGGAACTGATGTATTTATGATAGTGACCTTACTTGCTATGATTGCCAGCCTGCATAATTTCTGTGTCCGTTATTGTATTCATGGTCCAttgtaatgctagagtgaccagagtCGTCCTACCTGTACAAAGTGACAGGCTGGGGTAGCATGATTACAGAACTGACTTAAATATGACATATTTCACTACTGTTTCCATCCACCCTATCATCAAACTGTGTTTTACCTAAACCAGAACTGTACATTGTTGATATATAGTAGCATACTATGTGTTTATGGTGTGCATAGAATTGCATTATATGTCAGATTTAGTATCATTAGCAGTTACTTAAAGGATATTTACTTGTGCATGAAATTGTGTGTTCTGCCACCAAAGAAGTCAGTAGAGTGTTTTAGTGATATGCCTGAGAAGTATGGCTCTTTAAGTACCATTTATTTAGGAAAGCCATATGTTGACTGCCTGACTGAGAGAAGGCTTGTGAGAGTTCTAGGGTCTGTTTGATTATACATAGGATTCAGTGATATTACTTACTTTAAAAGATAAATACCTAAATATACGTAGGTACAGTATTTTGTCTTTGAATGGATACTATTATCACTTTtcattgtaaataatttttgtatgcaaaaagtATACGAAAAAATTTTACATGAAAAGTTTTGCTATAGAAAATTATTATACTGCCTAAGCAACATCGTTTCTCGTGAGTGCACAtgattaaaaaactcactaattaaagggtgtggcagccattttgCTAGTGAGTCATTAGCCACGCCCTGTAATATTAGtgaatttttaattgtgtgcacTCGCGAGAAATGATGTTGCGTTTGGGCGGTACCATAACTTTGTGGCTTACTGCGTTTAGCTGATGCTAGCTGATACTCCGTCTTTCAGCTGAGACATAATAAGTAATTGGCATGGTGTTTAATTGTAACACTTTGTTTATTGTTTTTTTGGTGACCTACGGATATTATTTGCCTTGCTctgttcattattttatttttatggtCGTAAtgtttttacatgaaaataaatACTGTACAAACAATGTTGATCACAATTAATAAGGTATTGGAGTGGCAAGGTGAAAAAGAACTTTTTATATTTTGGTATGACGGTTTTGGTTTTGGGTCTCAATATGTAGTATTGTAGCTCTATTAATACCTCAGTACAGCTAAGTAT
Encoded here:
- the LOC136267382 gene encoding uncharacterized protein; its protein translation is MADDWGETAVEEPPSVEVKLFGRWNPDDVQINDISLADYIAVKENHAVFLPHTAGRYAAKRFRKSQCPIVERLTCSLMMHGRNNGKKLMAIRIVKHAFEIIHLLTGENPLQILVDAIVNSGPREDSTRIGRAGTVRRQAVDVSPLRRVNQAIWLLCTGARESAFRSIKSISECLADELINAAKGSSNSFAIKKKDELERVAKSNR